The stretch of DNA ACAGCTTCACCGGCACCAGCCGCATGTGCTGGCTGCGCCCCGAGAGTGCCTGGCCATCCTTCTTGCGGTACAGGAACAGGTAGCGCTGGTAGCGCTCCAGGATCGGGCGGGTCACTTCCTGCGGGCGTGTGACGCCGCGCTCGTCGCACCACGCAATGAACCCGCGCAGGTGTATCTCGCGGTGTTCCACCGTGCCTTCGCTGTAGTTGCGCACGCGCATCCATTCGAGGAACGGGCGCATCTGGTGGTACAGGCTTTGGGGATCATCTACCGGGCCAATCACGGGCAGCGGGGCGCGCGGGGTTGTCTTCTTGTGCATCGCTATGCCTCTCCGTTCATCGGGGACTCAACAATGCGGGTATCAACAACGCGGGCTGGAGAAGAAGTTTTTTCCCGGAACAGTGCGTTTTCACCGACTCCAACTTGCGAACCCTCTACGCCTTTATCCATATGGTTTTGAGGCGAGTTCTCCAGGTCCAACCTGGGCCCATCATGGGGGCAACCTGGGGGCAACTTGCTTGCCTTCTGTTCCAGCTTGCGTCCGTCGTTGTCGAGTAAATCAAGCTCTTCGACCTCAATCAGCCCCGCCAGCCTCGGCTCGTCATCGTTCGCGCCGTCGTACATCAGTTCGTATTGCAGCAGGTGACCACGGCTGCCGCCGCGCACCAGCAGGTATTCCAGCTCCACCAGCCGCATGCAGTGCACCTTTAACTGGTTGTCACTCCAGCGCGTGTACTCCCTGATGTCGCGCCGCGTAAAGCGCACCTCACGCCGCTTCACATGATCACGCTCGCCAAGCTCGCCCACCATCGTGTACACCATCTTCAGCAGCCGCCGTGTCTGCGGCGGCAGCTCATCGAGCGTCCTGCCCAGCACCTCATGGGCAATCCGGTTGGCCAGCGCGATATCGTCCTTCGTCACCTCGATGTACGTCAACGCCTCGCCCCGGTGCGTCACCGTCTGATGCGGCCGCTGGTACTGGTGCAGCAGGGCAATCGAGCGGATCAGCGTCAGGTATTTCATGTGATCACGCCGCATCCGCGTCCTGTCATCCATGAACGTCAGCTGCTCCGCAAACGGATTCACCACGTGCACATTCTTCAGCAGCCTTTGCGCATTGCGGTGCAGCCCAACAATGTGCTGCCGGTCCGTCTCCGCGAGCAAGCCCTCCAGCGTCTGCTTCACCCGCTGCCGTGCGTGAATCTCGCGCGTCTGCTCGCGGCTCTCGTTGATCGTCAGCACCAGGCACCGGTTCAGCAGCTCCTCATCCACATCAATCGCCGTCGTCGTGAGCATCAGCATCACCGGACCCTTCACCGTGTACTGCCTGGTTACCAGGTTGCCCGTCGCCTCGTCCTTGCCCGTGCTCGCTATCGTCAGCTCGCCATCCGACTGCAGCAGCTTCAGTGCATACGCGGCCTGCCTCACGCCTTCCTCCTCGGCAATCGCCAGAATCCGGTGCTGTAAATCCGTCTCGCCCAGGTAGAACAGGCTCTGTCCCGTCATCGCGCTGTACTGGATGCGTTCCTCCTGCGGCATCAGGTCCAGCACCGCATCCATCAGGGAGGACTTGCCCGCCGCGCTCGAACTCTGGATCAGTACCGCCAGGGGCGCATCGAGTTTTCTGGAGACCGCCGCCAGATATCCCGCCAGCAGGTTCGCGCCTTCGCCCACCACGCCGCAGCGCGCCATGTCGGCTTCGAGTCGTGCGATCAGCTCCGGTGCCCTGAGCCAGTCCAGTGCCGCCGCGTGTTCCAGCGCGTCCATCTGCACGCCGTTTTCCTTTGGCGCGAGCGTCGCCCGGATCGCCTCGTCCTGTAGCGTCTCCAGCTTCAGCAGGATTCGCCCAAGGTCGCGCTTCAGGGTGTCTTCCTGTGTACCGAGTTCGATAGCCGCTGTTTTCAGATACACCGCGCGGGCCTTCGCGCTGTACATGTCGAGCGTATCGACGTGGTACGCATCGCCGCGCCGTACCTGCGCATTCACCCGCATCTGTTCCGGCCCGAGGTTCTTCTGCCAGCCGCGGATGCGCCACACCCGTTCCCCCAATGTGAACAGCAGTTCGCCGCCTTCCGTCTGCTTCACGTCTAGATCGTCCGCTGGCGCGGGCTGCACCGCCATCGCCGTGACTGGCGTCACCGCAGCCTCAGCCGTAGCAACAGCGGCTAGGGAAGAGGGCGGTTTAACGTCCTTCACGTCATCAACCGGCACCGGTTCAGCCTGCGCCGTTATACCGGAGCGTTTGCCCTTGCCAGTCCATTCCGCCTGCTGCAACAGCACCCCAAGGCTCTTCTCCGTCCCACAGGGACTTCCGCT from Paraburkholderia hayleyella encodes:
- a CDS encoding CHC2 zinc finger domain-containing protein, whose amino-acid sequence is MPRIPEAELERLKREVSLLRLVESQGHTLKKRGRDWVMRCVFHEEDTPSLSVSEAKNVYHCFGCGASGTVLDWVMRTQGVSLPHAVQLLRNDAPLAAADKVGVKLSFTRPLASLAADADEQVLLGQVADTYHESLKQSPEAQAYLAQRGLVHGEVVGTFRLGYANKSLTYRLPPGYSKEGREVRAKLQRVGVYRESGHEHLNGCLVVPVMDLESGAVRQMYGRRIAPGHKIPAGQPKHLYLSLPLAGVWNEAALVASREVIVCEALIDALTFWCAGYRNVIAAYGVNGFTQDHWNALKRHGTGQVWIAYDRDDAGNAAAEKLATELHEAGIGTWRVLFPKGMDANDYARKVAPATSGSPCGTEKSLGVLLQQAEWTGKGKRSGITAQAEPVPVDDVKDVKPPSSLAAVATAEAAVTPVTAMAVQPAPADDLDVKQTEGGELLFTLGERVWRIRGWQKNLGPEQMRVNAQVRRGDAYHVDTLDMYSAKARAVYLKTAAIELGTQEDTLKRDLGRILLKLETLQDEAIRATLAPKENGVQMDALEHAAALDWLRAPELIARLEADMARCGVVGEGANLLAGYLAAVSRKLDAPLAVLIQSSSAAGKSSLMDAVLDLMPQEERIQYSAMTGQSLFYLGETDLQHRILAIAEEEGVRQAAYALKLLQSDGELTIASTGKDEATGNLVTRQYTVKGPVMLMLTTTAIDVDEELLNRCLVLTINESREQTREIHARQRVKQTLEGLLAETDRQHIVGLHRNAQRLLKNVHVVNPFAEQLTFMDDRTRMRRDHMKYLTLIRSIALLHQYQRPHQTVTHRGEALTYIEVTKDDIALANRIAHEVLGRTLDELPPQTRRLLKMVYTMVGELGERDHVKRREVRFTRRDIREYTRWSDNQLKVHCMRLVELEYLLVRGGSRGHLLQYELMYDGANDDEPRLAGLIEVEELDLLDNDGRKLEQKASKLPPGCPHDGPRLDLENSPQNHMDKGVEGSQVGVGENALFREKTSSPARVVDTRIVESPMNGEA